A stretch of the Macaca mulatta isolate MMU2019108-1 chromosome 16, T2T-MMU8v2.0, whole genome shotgun sequence genome encodes the following:
- the SMARCD2 gene encoding SWI/SNF-related matrix-associated actin-dependent regulator of chromatin subfamily D member 2 isoform X4 translates to MGRGVGVEVTPRWAPQKCRGARLQRPGMSPGNRMPMAGLQVGPPAGSPFGAAAPLRPGMPPTMMDPFRKRLLVPQAQPPMPAQRRGLKRRKMADKVLPQRIRELVPESQAYMDLLAFERKLDQTIARKRMEIQEAIKKPLTQKRKLRIYISNTFSPSKAEGDSAGTAGTPGGTPAGDKVASWELRVEGKLLDDPSKQKRKFSSFFKSLVIELDKELYGPDNHLVEWHRMPTTQETDGFQVKRPGDLNVKCTLLLMLDHQPPQYKLDPRLARLLGVHTQTRAAIMQALWLYIKHNQLQDGHEREYINCNRYFRQIFSCGRLRFSEIPMKLAGLLQHPDPIVINHVISVDPNDQKKTACYDIDVEVDDPLKAQMSNFLASTTNQQEIASLDVKIHETIESINQLKTQRDFMLSFSTDPQDFIQEWLRSQRRDLKIITDVIGNPEEERRAAFYHQPWAQEAVGRHIFAKVQQRRQELEQVLGIRLT, encoded by the exons atggggaggggggtgggggtggaggtgacTCCCAGATGGGCTCCACAGAAATGTCGGGGAGCAAGGCTTCAA CGACCTGGCATGTCACCAGGGAACCGGATGCCCATGGCCGGCTTGCAGGTGGGACCCCCTGCTGGCTCCCCATTTGGTGCAGCAGCTCCGCTTCGACCTGGCATGCCACCCACCATGATGGATCCATTCCGAAAACGCCTGCTTGTGCCCCAGGCGCAGCCTCCCATGCCTGCCCAGCGCCGGGG GTTAAAGAGGAGGAAGATGGCAGATAAAGTTCTACCTCAGCGA ATCCGGGAGCTTGTCCCAGAGTCTCAGGCATACATGGATCTCTTGGCTTTTGAGCGGAAGCTGGACCAGACCATTGCTCGCAAGCGGATGGAGATCCAGGAGGCCATTAAAAAGCCTCTGACA CAAAAGCGAAAGCTTCGGATCTACATTTCCAATACGTTCAGTCCCAGCAAGGCAGAAGGCGATAGTGCAGGAACTGCAGGGACCCCTGGGGGAACCCCAGCAGGGGACAAGGTGGCTTCCTGGGAACTCCGAGTGGAAGGAAAACTGCTGGATGAT CCTAGCAAACAGAAGAGGaagttttcttcattctttaagAGCCTCGTCATTGAGCTGGACAAGGAGCTGTATGGGCCTGACAATCACCTGGTGGAG TGGCACCGGATGCCCACCACCCAGGAGACAGATGGCTTCCAGGTAAAACGGCCTGGAGACCTCAACGTCAAGTGCACCCTCCTGCTCATGCTGGATCATCAG CCTCCCCAGTACAAATTGGACCCCCGATTGGCAAGGCTGCTGGGAGTGCACACACAGACGAGGGCCGCTATCATGCAGGCCCTGTGGCTTTACATCAAGCACAACCAGCTGCAGGATGGGCACGAACGGGAATACATCAACTGCAACCGTTACTTCCGCCAG ATCTTCAGTTGTGGCCGACTCCGTTTCTCCGAGATTCCCATGAAGCTGGCGGGGTTGCTGCAGCATCCGGACCCCATTGTCATCAACCATGTCATTAG TGTGGACCCTAACGACCAGAAGAAGACAGCCTGTTATGACATTGATGTGGAGGTGGACGACCCACTGAAGGCCCAGATGAGCAATTTTCTGGCCTCTACCACCAATCAGCAGGAGATCGCTTCCCTTGATGTCAAG ATTCATGAGACCATCGAGTCCATCAACCAGCTGAAGACCCAGAGAGATTTCATGCTCAGTTTTAGCACCGATCCCCAGGACTTCATCCAGGAATGGCTCCGTTCCCAGCGCCGAGACCTCAAG ATCATCACTGATGTGATTGGAAATCCTGAGGAGGAGAGACGAGCTGCTTTCTACCACCAGCCCTGGGCCCAGGAAGCAGTAGGCAGGCACATCTTTGCCAAG GTGCAGCAGCGAAGGCAGGAACTGGAACAGGTGCTGGGAATTCGCCTGACCTAA
- the SMARCD2 gene encoding SWI/SNF-related matrix-associated actin-dependent regulator of chromatin subfamily D member 2 isoform X3, which translates to MSGRGAGGFPLPPLSPGGGAAFRPMGPAGPAAQYQRPGMSPGNRMPMAGLQVGPPAGSPFGAAAPLRPGMPPTMMDPFRKRLLVPQAQPPMPAQRRGLKRRKMADKVLPQRIRELVPESQAYMDLLAFERKLDQTIARKRMEIQEAIKKPLTQKRKLRIYISNTFSPSKAEGDSAGTAGTPGGTPAGDKVASWELRVEGKLLDDPSKQKRKFSSFFKSLVIELDKELYGPDNHLVEWHRMPTTQETDGFQVKRPGDLNVKCTLLLMLDHQPPQYKLDPRLARLLGVHTQTRAAIMQALWLYIKHNQLQDGHEREYINCNRYFRQIFSCGRLRFSEIPMKLAGLLQHPDPIVINHVISVDPNDQKKTACYDIDVEVDDPLKAQMSNFLASTTNQQEIASLDVKIHETIESINQLKTQRDFMLSFSTDPQDFIQEWLRSQRRDLKIITDVIGNPEEERRAAFYHQPWAQEAVGRHIFAKVQQRRQELEQVLGIRLT; encoded by the exons CGACCTGGCATGTCACCAGGGAACCGGATGCCCATGGCCGGCTTGCAGGTGGGACCCCCTGCTGGCTCCCCATTTGGTGCAGCAGCTCCGCTTCGACCTGGCATGCCACCCACCATGATGGATCCATTCCGAAAACGCCTGCTTGTGCCCCAGGCGCAGCCTCCCATGCCTGCCCAGCGCCGGGG GTTAAAGAGGAGGAAGATGGCAGATAAAGTTCTACCTCAGCGA ATCCGGGAGCTTGTCCCAGAGTCTCAGGCATACATGGATCTCTTGGCTTTTGAGCGGAAGCTGGACCAGACCATTGCTCGCAAGCGGATGGAGATCCAGGAGGCCATTAAAAAGCCTCTGACA CAAAAGCGAAAGCTTCGGATCTACATTTCCAATACGTTCAGTCCCAGCAAGGCAGAAGGCGATAGTGCAGGAACTGCAGGGACCCCTGGGGGAACCCCAGCAGGGGACAAGGTGGCTTCCTGGGAACTCCGAGTGGAAGGAAAACTGCTGGATGAT CCTAGCAAACAGAAGAGGaagttttcttcattctttaagAGCCTCGTCATTGAGCTGGACAAGGAGCTGTATGGGCCTGACAATCACCTGGTGGAG TGGCACCGGATGCCCACCACCCAGGAGACAGATGGCTTCCAGGTAAAACGGCCTGGAGACCTCAACGTCAAGTGCACCCTCCTGCTCATGCTGGATCATCAG CCTCCCCAGTACAAATTGGACCCCCGATTGGCAAGGCTGCTGGGAGTGCACACACAGACGAGGGCCGCTATCATGCAGGCCCTGTGGCTTTACATCAAGCACAACCAGCTGCAGGATGGGCACGAACGGGAATACATCAACTGCAACCGTTACTTCCGCCAG ATCTTCAGTTGTGGCCGACTCCGTTTCTCCGAGATTCCCATGAAGCTGGCGGGGTTGCTGCAGCATCCGGACCCCATTGTCATCAACCATGTCATTAG TGTGGACCCTAACGACCAGAAGAAGACAGCCTGTTATGACATTGATGTGGAGGTGGACGACCCACTGAAGGCCCAGATGAGCAATTTTCTGGCCTCTACCACCAATCAGCAGGAGATCGCTTCCCTTGATGTCAAG ATTCATGAGACCATCGAGTCCATCAACCAGCTGAAGACCCAGAGAGATTTCATGCTCAGTTTTAGCACCGATCCCCAGGACTTCATCCAGGAATGGCTCCGTTCCCAGCGCCGAGACCTCAAG ATCATCACTGATGTGATTGGAAATCCTGAGGAGGAGAGACGAGCTGCTTTCTACCACCAGCCCTGGGCCCAGGAAGCAGTAGGCAGGCACATCTTTGCCAAG GTGCAGCAGCGAAGGCAGGAACTGGAACAGGTGCTGGGAATTCGCCTGACCTAA
- the SMARCD2 gene encoding SWI/SNF-related matrix-associated actin-dependent regulator of chromatin subfamily D member 2 isoform X5 has protein sequence MSPGNRMPMAGLQVGPPAGSPFGAAAPLRPGMPPTMMDPFRKRLLVPQAQPPMPAQRRGLKRRKMADKVLPQRIRELVPESQAYMDLLAFERKLDQTIARKRMEIQEAIKKPLTQKRKLRIYISNTFSPSKAEGDSAGTAGTPGGTPAGDKVASWELRVEGKLLDDPSKQKRKFSSFFKSLVIELDKELYGPDNHLVEWHRMPTTQETDGFQVKRPGDLNVKCTLLLMLDHQPPQYKLDPRLARLLGVHTQTRAAIMQALWLYIKHNQLQDGHEREYINCNRYFRQIFSCGRLRFSEIPMKLAGLLQHPDPIVINHVISVDPNDQKKTACYDIDVEVDDPLKAQMSNFLASTTNQQEIASLDVKIHETIESINQLKTQRDFMLSFSTDPQDFIQEWLRSQRRDLKIITDVIGNPEEERRAAFYHQPWAQEAVGRHIFAKVQQRRQELEQVLGIRLT, from the exons ATGTCACCAGGGAACCGGATGCCCATGGCCGGCTTGCAGGTGGGACCCCCTGCTGGCTCCCCATTTGGTGCAGCAGCTCCGCTTCGACCTGGCATGCCACCCACCATGATGGATCCATTCCGAAAACGCCTGCTTGTGCCCCAGGCGCAGCCTCCCATGCCTGCCCAGCGCCGGGG GTTAAAGAGGAGGAAGATGGCAGATAAAGTTCTACCTCAGCGA ATCCGGGAGCTTGTCCCAGAGTCTCAGGCATACATGGATCTCTTGGCTTTTGAGCGGAAGCTGGACCAGACCATTGCTCGCAAGCGGATGGAGATCCAGGAGGCCATTAAAAAGCCTCTGACA CAAAAGCGAAAGCTTCGGATCTACATTTCCAATACGTTCAGTCCCAGCAAGGCAGAAGGCGATAGTGCAGGAACTGCAGGGACCCCTGGGGGAACCCCAGCAGGGGACAAGGTGGCTTCCTGGGAACTCCGAGTGGAAGGAAAACTGCTGGATGAT CCTAGCAAACAGAAGAGGaagttttcttcattctttaagAGCCTCGTCATTGAGCTGGACAAGGAGCTGTATGGGCCTGACAATCACCTGGTGGAG TGGCACCGGATGCCCACCACCCAGGAGACAGATGGCTTCCAGGTAAAACGGCCTGGAGACCTCAACGTCAAGTGCACCCTCCTGCTCATGCTGGATCATCAG CCTCCCCAGTACAAATTGGACCCCCGATTGGCAAGGCTGCTGGGAGTGCACACACAGACGAGGGCCGCTATCATGCAGGCCCTGTGGCTTTACATCAAGCACAACCAGCTGCAGGATGGGCACGAACGGGAATACATCAACTGCAACCGTTACTTCCGCCAG ATCTTCAGTTGTGGCCGACTCCGTTTCTCCGAGATTCCCATGAAGCTGGCGGGGTTGCTGCAGCATCCGGACCCCATTGTCATCAACCATGTCATTAG TGTGGACCCTAACGACCAGAAGAAGACAGCCTGTTATGACATTGATGTGGAGGTGGACGACCCACTGAAGGCCCAGATGAGCAATTTTCTGGCCTCTACCACCAATCAGCAGGAGATCGCTTCCCTTGATGTCAAG ATTCATGAGACCATCGAGTCCATCAACCAGCTGAAGACCCAGAGAGATTTCATGCTCAGTTTTAGCACCGATCCCCAGGACTTCATCCAGGAATGGCTCCGTTCCCAGCGCCGAGACCTCAAG ATCATCACTGATGTGATTGGAAATCCTGAGGAGGAGAGACGAGCTGCTTTCTACCACCAGCCCTGGGCCCAGGAAGCAGTAGGCAGGCACATCTTTGCCAAG GTGCAGCAGCGAAGGCAGGAACTGGAACAGGTGCTGGGAATTCGCCTGACCTAA